From the Bombus vancouverensis nearcticus chromosome 3, iyBomVanc1_principal, whole genome shotgun sequence genome, one window contains:
- the Trp1 gene encoding translocation protein 1 produces MAERRKSKKRKDQETSSVDNEVAPVKPSKEEYAVAKWIRNNVPSKKTKFDRNHNVEYFTGTRAVDALLENSPWSKTKFETREQVTEFLDLMLRHKFFHRAKKVVISEEELYKIRGIKKKVKENKKEKRSTEKEKEEAKENKDATGEKDNENKTEEKKKKPKVRLEMHMEQYFVDCNDAYVWIYETVPIYYWFFGGLVVLGAVGVCLFPLWPLSIRHGVYYISVAAAGFLVFILALAFIRLIVFCLLWVPTLGKCHLWLLPNLTADVGFFASFWPLYQYEYYDSTSESDKKVSKKKKKKEKDSDTEETPSTQLEKKSSIKELSKEHTQIEEILSSEENKFPPSELGEGEEGSEGSESEKSNTGRDFVMI; encoded by the exons ATGGCGGAGCGTAGGAAAAGCAAGAAGCGCAAGGAT CAAGAAACATCAAGCGTAGATAATGAAGTTGCCCCTGTAAAACCATCTAAGGAAGAATATGCAGTGGCTAAATGGATCCGTAACAATGTACCATcgaaaaaaacaaaatttgatAGAAATCACAATGTTGAATATTTTACTGGCACTCGTGCAGTTGATGCTTTATTGGAAAATTCACCATGGAGTAAAACTAAATTTGAGACACGTGAACAGGTTACAGAATTTCTAGATTTGATGTTAAGACATAAATTCTTTCATCGAGCAAAAAAGGTAGTAATCTCTGAAGAAGAACTATATAAAATACGTGGAATAAAGAAAAaggtaaaggaaaataaaaaagaaaaaagatctactgaaaaagaaaaggaagaggctaaagaaaataaagatgcAACAGGTGAAAaagataatgaaaataaaactgaagaaaagaagaaaaagccaAAG GTACGTTTGGAAATGCATatggaacaatattttgttgaCTGCAACGATGCATATGTCTGGATATATGAAACAGTTCCTATATACTACTGGTTCTTCGGAGGCCTTGTAGTTTTAGGTGCAGTTGGTGTTTGTCTCTTCCCATTGTGGCCATTATCAATCCGTCACGGTGTATATTACATAAGTGTTGCAGCTGCTGGATTCCTTGTATTCATTTTGGCATTAGCATTTATTAGATTAATTGTATTTTGCCTTTTATGGGTTCCAACACTTGGCAAATGCCATCTTTGGCTTTTACCTAATTTAACTGCAGATGTTGGATTCTTTGCTTCATTCTGGCCACTTTATCAA TATGAATATTATGACTCCACATCTGAAAGTGACAAAAAAgttagtaaaaaaaagaaaaagaaagaaaaagactcTGATACTGAAGAGACACCATCAACACAATT AGAGAAAAAATCTAGTATTAAAGAATTATCTAAAGAACATACTcaaattgaagaaattttatCTAGCGAAGAAAACAAGTTTCCTCCATCTGAATtaggagaaggagaagagggtaGTGAAGGTTCCGAAAGTGAAAAATCTAACACAGGTCGAGATTTTGTGATGATTTAA
- the MED18 gene encoding mediator complex subunit 18, with product MSAPISTAMDNLTAAIRSNIIPNQEYLLQGSVLDSAVEVLLHRLRGLCDNVDTGPETFNDHEMCFSIRGAEQPLLLRVRRALDYQDMPWQLRYIGQPELGDKSRPTIVRSSLDIATSNTVVDFLTELGCRLDFEYIARGYMFRKGRMKVTVSKIFKMGQQGKIPESMEAISQSYLVELSVLAPSGQDAIAEDMRIFAEQLKPLVQLEKIDYKRFVH from the exons ATGAGTGCACCAATAAGTACAGCAATGGATAATTTAACAGCTGCAATCAGATCTAATATTATTCCAAATCAAGAATATTTATTGCAAGGATCTGTGTTAGACAGTGCTGTGGAAGTATTGCTTCATAGATTACGTGGTTTATGTGATAATGTAGATACTGGGCCAGAAACCTTTAATGATCATGAAATGTGTTTTAGCATcag aGGAGCTGAACAACCATTACTTTTACGTGTAAGAAGAGCATTAGATTATCAAGATATGCCATggcaattacgttatatcggtcaACCTGAATTGGGTGACAAATCAAGACCTACAATCGTTAGAAGTAGCTTAGATATAGCAACTAGTAATACTGTTGTTGACTTTTTAACAGAACTTGGATGTAGGCTAGATTTTGAATATATTGCACGTGGTTATATGTTTCGTAAGGGTAGAATGAAGGTTACAGTTTCCAAAATATTTAAGATGGGACAACAAGGAAAAATACCTGAAAGTATGGAAGCAATATCTCAAAGTTATCTAGTGGAATTGAGTGTTTTAGCACCTAGTGGCCAAGATGCAATAGCTGAAGATATGAGAATTTTTGCAGAACAATTGAAACCCTTGGTACAACTTGAAAAAATTGACTACAAAAGATTTGttcattaa
- the LOC117154023 gene encoding RNA-binding protein 1-like isoform X2 has product MSRYREWDPSCKVYVGNLGNSASKHEIESAFSKYGPLRNVWVARKPPGFAFVEFEDPRDAEDAVRGLDGTRCCGTRVRVEMSSGRSRRGGGRRSGPRYSRSRSCSPRRRSLGRYPRSWSRSPRRSPISRYSRSRSRSPRRRSLSRSRSRDRRSRSDSRDRR; this is encoded by the exons ATGTCACGTTATCGTGAATGGGATCCTTCATGTAAAGTTTATGTTGGTAATTTAGGAAACAGTGCTAGTAAACATGAAATTGAAAGTGCATTCAGTAAATATGGTCCACTCAGAAATGTGTGGGTTGCAAGAAAACCACCTGGTTTTGCATTTGTGGAATTTGAAGACCCACGAGATGCAGAAGATGCAGTTAGAGGGTTAGATGGAAC ACGCTGTTGTGGGACCAGAGTGAGAGTAGAAATGTCTTCAGGAAGAAGTAGACGTGGAGGTGGAAGGAGATCAGGTCCAAGATATTCCAG GTCCAGATCTTGCAGTCCTCGAAGGAGATCACTGGGTCGTTATCCAAG gTCCTGGTCAAGAAGCCCACGGAGATCGCCAATAAGCCGATATTCTAG gtCAAGATCCCGTAGCCCTCGCAGGAGATCACTGAGCCGTAGCCGTAGCCGAGACCGCCGTTCTCGTTCGGATTCCCGTGACAGACG TTAG
- the LOC117154023 gene encoding RNA-binding protein 1-like isoform X4: MSRYREWDPSCKVYVGNLGNSASKHEIESAFSKYGPLRNVWVARKPPGFAFVEFEDPRDAEDAVRGLDGTRCCGTRVRVEMSSGRSRRGGGRRSGPRYSRSRSCSPRRRSLGRYPRSRSRSPRRRSLSRSRSRDRRSRSDSRDRR; the protein is encoded by the exons ATGTCACGTTATCGTGAATGGGATCCTTCATGTAAAGTTTATGTTGGTAATTTAGGAAACAGTGCTAGTAAACATGAAATTGAAAGTGCATTCAGTAAATATGGTCCACTCAGAAATGTGTGGGTTGCAAGAAAACCACCTGGTTTTGCATTTGTGGAATTTGAAGACCCACGAGATGCAGAAGATGCAGTTAGAGGGTTAGATGGAAC ACGCTGTTGTGGGACCAGAGTGAGAGTAGAAATGTCTTCAGGAAGAAGTAGACGTGGAGGTGGAAGGAGATCAGGTCCAAGATATTCCAG GTCCAGATCTTGCAGTCCTCGAAGGAGATCACTGGGTCGTTATCCAAG gtCAAGATCCCGTAGCCCTCGCAGGAGATCACTGAGCCGTAGCCGTAGCCGAGACCGCCGTTCTCGTTCGGATTCCCGTGACAGACG TTAG
- the LOC117154023 gene encoding RNA-binding protein 1-like isoform X1, whose protein sequence is MSRYREWDPSCKVYVGNLGNSASKHEIESAFSKYGPLRNVWVARKPPGFAFVEFEDPRDAEDAVRGLDGTRCCGTRVRVEMSSGRSRRGGGRRSGPRYSRSRSCSPRRRSLGRYPRSWSRSPRRSPISRYSRSRSRSPRRRSLSRSRSRDRRSRSDSRDRRY, encoded by the exons ATGTCACGTTATCGTGAATGGGATCCTTCATGTAAAGTTTATGTTGGTAATTTAGGAAACAGTGCTAGTAAACATGAAATTGAAAGTGCATTCAGTAAATATGGTCCACTCAGAAATGTGTGGGTTGCAAGAAAACCACCTGGTTTTGCATTTGTGGAATTTGAAGACCCACGAGATGCAGAAGATGCAGTTAGAGGGTTAGATGGAAC ACGCTGTTGTGGGACCAGAGTGAGAGTAGAAATGTCTTCAGGAAGAAGTAGACGTGGAGGTGGAAGGAGATCAGGTCCAAGATATTCCAG GTCCAGATCTTGCAGTCCTCGAAGGAGATCACTGGGTCGTTATCCAAG gTCCTGGTCAAGAAGCCCACGGAGATCGCCAATAAGCCGATATTCTAG gtCAAGATCCCGTAGCCCTCGCAGGAGATCACTGAGCCGTAGCCGTAGCCGAGACCGCCGTTCTCGTTCGGATTCCCGTGACAGACGGTACTAA
- the LOC117154023 gene encoding RNA-binding protein 1-like isoform X8, whose translation MSRYREWDPSCKVYVGNLGNSASKHEIESAFSKYGPLRNVWVARKPPGFAFVEFEDPRDAEDAVRGLDGTRCCGTRVRVEMSSGRSRRGGGRRSGPRYSRSRSRSPRRRSLSRSRSRDRRSRSDSRDRR comes from the exons ATGTCACGTTATCGTGAATGGGATCCTTCATGTAAAGTTTATGTTGGTAATTTAGGAAACAGTGCTAGTAAACATGAAATTGAAAGTGCATTCAGTAAATATGGTCCACTCAGAAATGTGTGGGTTGCAAGAAAACCACCTGGTTTTGCATTTGTGGAATTTGAAGACCCACGAGATGCAGAAGATGCAGTTAGAGGGTTAGATGGAAC ACGCTGTTGTGGGACCAGAGTGAGAGTAGAAATGTCTTCAGGAAGAAGTAGACGTGGAGGTGGAAGGAGATCAGGTCCAAGATATTCCAG gtCAAGATCCCGTAGCCCTCGCAGGAGATCACTGAGCCGTAGCCGTAGCCGAGACCGCCGTTCTCGTTCGGATTCCCGTGACAGACG TTAG
- the LOC117154023 gene encoding RNA-binding protein 1-like isoform X5: MSRYREWDPSCKVYVGNLGNSASKHEIESAFSKYGPLRNVWVARKPPGFAFVEFEDPRDAEDAVRGLDGTRCCGTRVRVEMSSGRSRRGGGRRSGPRYSRSWSRSPRRSPISRYSRSRSRSPRRRSLSRSRSRDRRSRSDSRDRR, from the exons ATGTCACGTTATCGTGAATGGGATCCTTCATGTAAAGTTTATGTTGGTAATTTAGGAAACAGTGCTAGTAAACATGAAATTGAAAGTGCATTCAGTAAATATGGTCCACTCAGAAATGTGTGGGTTGCAAGAAAACCACCTGGTTTTGCATTTGTGGAATTTGAAGACCCACGAGATGCAGAAGATGCAGTTAGAGGGTTAGATGGAAC ACGCTGTTGTGGGACCAGAGTGAGAGTAGAAATGTCTTCAGGAAGAAGTAGACGTGGAGGTGGAAGGAGATCAGGTCCAAGATATTCCAG gTCCTGGTCAAGAAGCCCACGGAGATCGCCAATAAGCCGATATTCTAG gtCAAGATCCCGTAGCCCTCGCAGGAGATCACTGAGCCGTAGCCGTAGCCGAGACCGCCGTTCTCGTTCGGATTCCCGTGACAGACG TTAG
- the LOC117154023 gene encoding RNA-binding protein 1-like isoform X3, giving the protein MSRYREWDPSCKVYVGNLGNSASKHEIESAFSKYGPLRNVWVARKPPGFAFVEFEDPRDAEDAVRGLDGTRCCGTRVRVEMSSGRSRRGGGRRSGPRYSRSRSCSPRRRSLGRYPRSWSRSPRRSPISRYSRFYQRQLLALLVSPPLLLLLLLLLLQPP; this is encoded by the exons ATGTCACGTTATCGTGAATGGGATCCTTCATGTAAAGTTTATGTTGGTAATTTAGGAAACAGTGCTAGTAAACATGAAATTGAAAGTGCATTCAGTAAATATGGTCCACTCAGAAATGTGTGGGTTGCAAGAAAACCACCTGGTTTTGCATTTGTGGAATTTGAAGACCCACGAGATGCAGAAGATGCAGTTAGAGGGTTAGATGGAAC ACGCTGTTGTGGGACCAGAGTGAGAGTAGAAATGTCTTCAGGAAGAAGTAGACGTGGAGGTGGAAGGAGATCAGGTCCAAGATATTCCAG GTCCAGATCTTGCAGTCCTCGAAGGAGATCACTGGGTCGTTATCCAAG gTCCTGGTCAAGAAGCCCACGGAGATCGCCAATAAGCCGATATTCTAG ATTCTACCAGCGTCAGCTCCTAGCTCTGCTCGTCTCCCcgccactactactactactgctactactactactacagcCACCGTGA
- the LOC117154023 gene encoding RNA-binding protein 1-like isoform X6 — MSRYREWDPSCKVYVGNLGNSASKHEIESAFSKYGPLRNVWVARKPPGFAFVEFEDPRDAEDAVRGLDGTRCCGTRVRVEMSSGRSRRGGGRRSGPRYSRSRSCSPRRRSLGRYPRFYQRQLLALLVSPPLLLLLLLLLLQPP, encoded by the exons ATGTCACGTTATCGTGAATGGGATCCTTCATGTAAAGTTTATGTTGGTAATTTAGGAAACAGTGCTAGTAAACATGAAATTGAAAGTGCATTCAGTAAATATGGTCCACTCAGAAATGTGTGGGTTGCAAGAAAACCACCTGGTTTTGCATTTGTGGAATTTGAAGACCCACGAGATGCAGAAGATGCAGTTAGAGGGTTAGATGGAAC ACGCTGTTGTGGGACCAGAGTGAGAGTAGAAATGTCTTCAGGAAGAAGTAGACGTGGAGGTGGAAGGAGATCAGGTCCAAGATATTCCAG GTCCAGATCTTGCAGTCCTCGAAGGAGATCACTGGGTCGTTATCCAAG ATTCTACCAGCGTCAGCTCCTAGCTCTGCTCGTCTCCCcgccactactactactactgctactactactactacagcCACCGTGA
- the LOC117154023 gene encoding RNA-binding protein 1-like isoform X7: MSRYREWDPSCKVYVGNLGNSASKHEIESAFSKYGPLRNVWVARKPPGFAFVEFEDPRDAEDAVRGLDGTRCCGTRVRVEMSSGRSRRGGGRRSGPRYSRSWSRSPRRSPISRYSRFYQRQLLALLVSPPLLLLLLLLLLQPP; encoded by the exons ATGTCACGTTATCGTGAATGGGATCCTTCATGTAAAGTTTATGTTGGTAATTTAGGAAACAGTGCTAGTAAACATGAAATTGAAAGTGCATTCAGTAAATATGGTCCACTCAGAAATGTGTGGGTTGCAAGAAAACCACCTGGTTTTGCATTTGTGGAATTTGAAGACCCACGAGATGCAGAAGATGCAGTTAGAGGGTTAGATGGAAC ACGCTGTTGTGGGACCAGAGTGAGAGTAGAAATGTCTTCAGGAAGAAGTAGACGTGGAGGTGGAAGGAGATCAGGTCCAAGATATTCCAG gTCCTGGTCAAGAAGCCCACGGAGATCGCCAATAAGCCGATATTCTAG ATTCTACCAGCGTCAGCTCCTAGCTCTGCTCGTCTCCCcgccactactactactactgctactactactactacagcCACCGTGA
- the LOC117154023 gene encoding RNA-binding protein 1-like isoform X9 — translation MSRYREWDPSCKVYVGNLGNSASKHEIESAFSKYGPLRNVWVARKPPGFAFVEFEDPRDAEDAVRGLDGTRCCGTRVRVEMSSGRSRRGGGRRSGPRYSRFYQRQLLALLVSPPLLLLLLLLLLQPP, via the exons ATGTCACGTTATCGTGAATGGGATCCTTCATGTAAAGTTTATGTTGGTAATTTAGGAAACAGTGCTAGTAAACATGAAATTGAAAGTGCATTCAGTAAATATGGTCCACTCAGAAATGTGTGGGTTGCAAGAAAACCACCTGGTTTTGCATTTGTGGAATTTGAAGACCCACGAGATGCAGAAGATGCAGTTAGAGGGTTAGATGGAAC ACGCTGTTGTGGGACCAGAGTGAGAGTAGAAATGTCTTCAGGAAGAAGTAGACGTGGAGGTGGAAGGAGATCAGGTCCAAGATATTCCAG ATTCTACCAGCGTCAGCTCCTAGCTCTGCTCGTCTCCCcgccactactactactactgctactactactactacagcCACCGTGA
- the LOC117154015 gene encoding protein-lysine N-methyltransferase SMYD4, producing the protein MLGEDDSGVSDYFRSNFLALQNAVSPQDMKKFIALNENSERIRFLLRYPVIYNLPVRVTEEGDLLKNSEKAVKLKDIGNKYFGRGEFIKALGSYSNAVLLAPRKDLGVILANRSATLYHLEEYSYGLTDAEEALRVGYPHELHYKIQERRARCLLGLKRHDEAVLAFRNALQALDTAKLSLDKKQKLEADIRLMLAVIDKGNRLAQKTSKIPQKEEIREPKKKTLKIEDCNPLYPSCSKAVEIKDEGGNIGRHAVATKDIEPGETLVIEKPHCAVLLAEYRLSNCHHCFAKIFVPIPTSCDTCNFVAYCSIPCRNKDAEIHKNECTILPSLWFSETSVNCFLALKAIVQKPFEELLTLKDKLKATKGRFETSTQRPRRHDDFEAIYGLITHEEERTSEDLFHRTYIATWLLRLLKRSPYFPEWVKTPDSAEAIPSDGELYIGSLILHNLMLIQFNAHEISELAVPKGSNILAKAKSKFIGGGVYSTVSLFNHSCNPGIIRYFIGTTMVVRAIRTIPAGEEISENYGPIFTTIPEAERKRKLRVQYWFDCNCEACTAHWPTLEKIDPTILRFKCETGKECGNVLPIKADTNEFMIRCSKCGKNTNIFKGLKALQDTDAIFRTASRNLEEGKHQEALKSYLEILKLLDETLALPIRDYHLCQQGVRLCMLPLGNVSYI; encoded by the exons ATGTTAGGGGAGGACGATAGCGGAGTCAGTGATTACTTCCGGTCAAATTTCCTGGCGCTCCAAAATGCGGTTAGCCCGCAGGATATGAAAAAATTCATAGCTCTGAATGAAAATTCGGAAAGGATCCGTTTCCTACTGCGTTATCCAGTGATTTATAATCTGCCTGTGAGAGTTACTGAAGAGGGAGATTTGCTGAAGAACAGCGAGAAAGCTGTGAAACTTAAGGATATTGGTAACAAGTATTTTGGACGTGGTGAATTTATTAAAGCGCTAGGATCTTACTCGAACGCGGTTCTGCTAGCACCTAGGAAAG ACTTAGGCGTTATATTGGCGAATCGTTCAGCAACGCTTTACCACCTAGAAGAGTACAGTTACGGTCTAACAGACGCGGAAGAAGCTTTACGCGTCGGATATCCGCATGAGTTACATTATAAAATTCAAGAAAGACGCGCTAGATGTTTGCTCGGATTAAAAAGACACGACGAGGCTGTGCTAGCATTCAGGAACGCTTTGCAAGCATTAGACACTGCGAAACTATCATTGGACAAGAAACAGAAGCTCGAGGCAGACATTAGACTTATGCTTGCTGTGATAGACAAAGGTAATCGGCTGGCACAGAAGACGTCGAAAATTCCTCAGAAAGAAGAGATTAGGGAGCCTAAAAAGAAGACTCTAAAGATCGAGGACTGCAATCCTCTGTATCCTTCCTGCAGCAAAGCGGTTGAAATTAAGGATGAAGGTGGTAACATAGGTAGACACGCCGTTGCTACTAAAGACATCGAACCTGGGGAAACGCTAGTGATAGAGAAGCCACATTGTGCAGTCTTGTTGGCCGAATACAG ACTCAGCAATTGTCATCATTGTTTCGCGAAAATATTCGTACCGATACCAACTAGCTGTGACACGTGCAACTTCGTGGCTTACTGTAGTATTCCCTGCAGAAACAAGGATGCCGAGATTCATAAAAACGAATGCACGATACTACCCAGTTTATGGTTCTCGGAAACTTCTGTAAACTGTTTCTTAGCTTTAAAGGCAATCGTTCAGAAACCCTTCGAAGAATTATTGACGCTCAAGGATAAGCTTAAAGCTACGAAGGGGAGATTCGAGACTTCGACACAGCGACCTCGTCGACACGATGACTTCGAAGCTATCTATGGATTAA TAACTCACGAGGAAGAAAGAACGTCGGAAGATCTTTTTCATAGAACTTATATAGCTACTTGGCTATTGAGACTTTTAAAACGAAGCCCTTACTTTCCCGAATGGGTTAAAACCCCAGATTCAGCGGAAGCGATACCCTCCGATGGTGAATTATACATAGGCAGTTTgattttacataatttaatgTTAATACAATTTAACGCTCATGAA ATATCGGAATTAGCTGTACCAAAGGGTAGCAATATTTTAGCAAAAGCTAAAAGCAAATTTATCGGTGGGGGTGTTTACTCGACAGTTTCACTATTTAATCATTCGTGCAATCCTGGTATCATCAG GTATTTTATCGGTACCACTATGGTTGTACGAGCAATTCGCACTATTCCAGCAGGAGAGGAAATCTCCGAAAACTACGGCCCAATTTTTACAACTATTCCCGAAGCTGAACGGAAACGGAAACTAAGAGTACAATACTGGTTCGATTGCAACTGTGAAGCATGTACAGCACATTGGCCTACTTTGGAAAAAATCGATCCAACGATTCTAAG ATTCAAGTGCGAGACTGGTAAAGAATGCGGAAACGTTCTACCTATAAAAGCAGACACAAACGAATTCATGATCAGATGTTCCAAATGTGGCAAAAATACTAATATTTTCAAAGGTTTAAAAGCCTTGCAAGACACAGATGCCATTTTTCGAACTGCTTCCAGAAACCTCGAGGAAGGGAAGCACCAAGAAGCGTTAAAATCttatttagaaattttaaaaCTTCTAGATGAAACCCTTGCTTTACCCATAAGAGACTATCATCTTTGTCAACAAGGTGTTCGACTATGCATGCTTCCTTTAGGAAACGTTTCTTATATTTAA